In a genomic window of Occallatibacter riparius:
- a CDS encoding electron transfer flavoprotein subunit alpha/FixB family protein, with the protein MSGIWVVLEERDGRVGRASWEALAAGQKLASLTGKALNAAVIGASTEALAGETAAKAVGKVARVEHALLAAYTPDGYTIALHQFFEQEQPEFVVFPHTYQVRDFAPALAARMNEVLISDVVGIAEGPVFTRQLMQGRLAGAYRHRGNGPCFVSVQAGAFRAEEVGAGSAEVTTFAPTIDATQIRTKPGEPFRGSAQTVDLGSAQRIVSVGRGIKESDNLPLVQELATALDAEVAASRPICDNGWLPMERQVGSSGQTVSPKLYLAVGISGAIQHLVGMKGSQCIVAINKDPEAPIFEVADYGIVGDLFEVVPALTEALQAAK; encoded by the coding sequence ATGAGCGGAATCTGGGTTGTTCTTGAAGAGCGCGACGGCCGCGTGGGCCGCGCAAGCTGGGAAGCGCTGGCGGCCGGGCAGAAGCTGGCTTCGCTGACGGGAAAAGCATTGAATGCGGCCGTGATCGGCGCTTCGACTGAAGCACTGGCGGGCGAGACTGCGGCGAAGGCGGTCGGAAAGGTCGCGCGCGTGGAGCATGCGCTGTTGGCGGCCTATACGCCGGATGGATACACGATCGCGCTGCATCAGTTTTTTGAGCAGGAGCAGCCGGAGTTCGTGGTGTTTCCGCATACGTACCAGGTGCGCGACTTTGCGCCGGCGCTGGCGGCACGTATGAATGAAGTGCTGATCAGCGACGTGGTGGGGATTGCCGAGGGGCCTGTGTTTACGCGGCAACTGATGCAGGGGCGGCTTGCGGGCGCGTATCGGCATCGGGGTAATGGGCCGTGTTTTGTGTCGGTGCAGGCCGGCGCGTTTCGGGCGGAGGAGGTAGGCGCGGGATCGGCTGAAGTGACGACGTTTGCGCCGACTATCGATGCGACGCAGATTCGGACGAAGCCAGGCGAGCCGTTCCGCGGGTCGGCACAGACGGTCGATCTTGGCTCGGCGCAGAGGATTGTCAGCGTGGGACGCGGCATCAAGGAGTCGGACAATCTGCCCCTGGTGCAGGAACTCGCAACGGCGCTCGATGCGGAGGTTGCGGCTTCGCGGCCGATCTGCGACAACGGGTGGCTGCCGATGGAGCGGCAGGTGGGCAGCTCGGGACAGACGGTGTCGCCGAAGCTGTATCTCGCGGTTGGCATCTCGGGTGCGATTCAGCACCTGGTGGGCATGAAGGGATCGCAGTGCATCGTGGCCATCAACAAAGACCCGGAGGCACCGATCTTTGAAGTGGCCGACTACGGGATTGTGGGGGATCTGTTCGAGGTGGTGCCGGCGCTGACGGAGGCGCTGCAGGCGGCGAAGTAG
- a CDS encoding electron transfer flavoprotein subunit beta/FixA family protein: MKIIVAIKQVPERDAQVRIDASGKWIEESDVQYAMNESDAYALEEALQLKEKHGGEVIVLSAGPERVGTTIREALAKGADRAIHVDCNDLATRDALSVARLLADAIKPESPDLVLSGLQSDDLGYGQTGVILAELLSVPHASLILTVEKTDAGLKVKRELEAGWFQEIELPLPAVLAMQSGGNKLRYATLMGIKKAKTKEMRVVGCDDLGAAQPALATLDNVTLPQKQKSTQIIEGDAKQAAATLVEKLKFEARVL, encoded by the coding sequence ATGAAGATTATCGTCGCAATCAAGCAGGTGCCGGAGCGGGATGCGCAGGTGCGCATTGATGCTTCAGGCAAATGGATAGAAGAGTCCGACGTGCAGTATGCGATGAACGAGTCGGATGCGTATGCGCTGGAAGAGGCGCTGCAACTGAAGGAGAAGCACGGCGGCGAGGTGATCGTGCTGAGCGCGGGGCCGGAGCGCGTGGGCACCACGATTCGCGAGGCGCTGGCCAAGGGCGCGGATCGCGCGATCCACGTGGACTGCAACGATCTGGCGACGCGCGATGCGCTGTCTGTGGCGCGGCTGCTGGCCGATGCCATCAAGCCGGAGAGTCCGGACCTGGTGCTGAGCGGGTTGCAGTCCGACGATCTTGGGTATGGGCAGACGGGCGTGATTCTGGCCGAGTTGCTGAGCGTGCCGCATGCCTCGCTCATTCTCACTGTCGAGAAGACCGATGCGGGGCTGAAGGTGAAGCGAGAGCTCGAGGCGGGGTGGTTCCAGGAGATTGAACTGCCGCTGCCCGCGGTGCTGGCCATGCAGAGTGGCGGCAACAAGCTGCGCTACGCGACGCTGATGGGGATTAAAAAGGCAAAGACCAAGGAGATGCGCGTGGTGGGTTGCGACGATCTGGGCGCCGCGCAGCCCGCGCTGGCGACCCTTGATAACGTCACGCTGCCGCAGAAGCAGAAGTCCACGCAGATAATAGAGGGCGATGCGAAGCAGGCGGCGGCAACACTGGTGGAGAAACTGAAGTTCGAGGCGCGCGTACTATGA
- a CDS encoding DUF4570 domain-containing protein, producing the protein MEIMWIGFVIAGAGFFALNYANVRIPRQSVNRGPRHPLETRYWSLVKEHVGRWPLYTAAICIPLGIIITFGAIIYNNHLKLR; encoded by the coding sequence ATGGAAATCATGTGGATCGGCTTTGTAATCGCCGGGGCCGGATTTTTCGCGCTGAACTATGCGAACGTGCGCATACCTCGGCAAAGCGTGAATCGAGGACCGAGGCATCCTCTCGAGACACGTTACTGGTCACTAGTGAAAGAACATGTTGGACGCTGGCCGCTCTACACCGCAGCGATCTGCATCCCTTTGGGAATCATCATCACGTTCGGTGCGATTATCTACAACAATCATCTGAAACTCAGATAG
- a CDS encoding (Fe-S)-binding protein, producing the protein MHATLAEPQSFSLTEKLIFLILAATSLGLFFRRFGPILKRILASKKDPDFKLAPVGRRVWDFFTEVICQAKVIKQRPLPGLAHAFVFWGFCAFALVTLNHAAVGLGIGFLDPAGVFGRFYYYLAAAFAIACAVGIAGLFVRRFFARPRWLGAKVSYESGVIAWLIFVLMLTYLAAFFTTKDSADARTLWWLHTVTLLAFLPIIPHTKHLHLVLSPATIFLSRGGFSKIPPLVGDEDFGLVTGKDLTQLVSLQAYSCVECGRCSEHCPATNTGKELNPKEVILGLRGYLNHVGPASEDALLNGVAADGTYGNHVSQKAVFQCTTCGACEFQCPVGIEHLPIMVGLRRGAVNTGTWEDDYGAKLFNQLERGSNALGISALERDKFVQKSGFPIFDGTQEYCLWLGCMGAYDPKGREIVTAFAQVMNYLGTSFGVLKKEKCTGDPVRRLGNDLVFQTLAEENLKNLAQNKVKKIVSICPHCVRTIQEDWKAYGTPPEIEHHTEFMARFADRLPKQNSGGKVVYHDPCYLGRYRDVYEQPRELVQISATLVEAPRHKERSFCCGAGGGLVFLGEETGDRVSHTRAKELVATGAQAIGTACPFCNSMFRDALGEMDGTAPELMDVAQLVARGLPAKEQTTVRVD; encoded by the coding sequence TTGCACGCCACATTGGCCGAACCGCAATCCTTCTCGCTCACAGAGAAGTTGATTTTTCTGATCCTTGCCGCGACATCGCTGGGGCTGTTCTTTAGGCGTTTTGGGCCGATTCTGAAGCGGATTCTGGCGTCGAAGAAAGATCCGGATTTCAAGCTGGCGCCGGTGGGCAGGCGCGTGTGGGATTTCTTCACCGAGGTGATCTGTCAGGCCAAGGTGATCAAGCAGAGGCCGCTGCCGGGGCTGGCGCATGCGTTCGTATTCTGGGGTTTCTGCGCCTTCGCGCTGGTGACGCTGAACCACGCGGCGGTGGGGCTGGGGATTGGGTTTCTGGACCCGGCGGGCGTATTCGGGCGGTTTTACTACTACCTGGCGGCAGCGTTTGCGATTGCCTGCGCGGTTGGGATCGCAGGCCTGTTTGTGCGGCGGTTCTTCGCGCGGCCGCGCTGGCTGGGCGCGAAGGTCTCGTATGAGTCGGGCGTAATTGCTTGGCTGATCTTCGTGCTGATGCTGACGTACCTGGCGGCGTTCTTCACGACAAAAGATAGCGCTGACGCGCGGACGCTGTGGTGGCTGCACACGGTGACGCTGCTGGCTTTTCTGCCGATCATTCCGCATACGAAGCATCTGCACCTGGTGCTGAGCCCGGCAACTATATTTCTGTCGCGGGGAGGGTTCAGCAAGATTCCGCCGCTGGTGGGGGATGAGGATTTCGGGCTCGTTACTGGCAAGGACTTGACGCAGCTTGTGAGCCTGCAGGCGTATAGCTGCGTGGAGTGCGGGCGCTGCAGCGAGCACTGCCCGGCGACGAATACGGGGAAGGAGCTGAACCCGAAGGAAGTGATCCTCGGGCTGAGAGGCTATCTCAACCATGTCGGGCCGGCTTCTGAGGACGCGCTCCTCAACGGTGTTGCTGCCGATGGGACCTACGGCAATCACGTCTCGCAGAAGGCCGTGTTTCAGTGCACGACGTGCGGGGCGTGCGAGTTCCAGTGCCCGGTGGGCATTGAGCACCTTCCTATTATGGTCGGGCTGCGGCGCGGCGCGGTGAATACCGGCACGTGGGAAGACGATTATGGCGCGAAGCTGTTCAACCAGCTTGAGCGCGGCAGCAATGCGCTGGGGATCAGTGCGCTGGAACGTGACAAGTTCGTGCAGAAGTCGGGGTTCCCGATTTTCGATGGGACGCAGGAGTATTGCCTGTGGCTGGGCTGCATGGGCGCGTACGATCCGAAGGGGCGCGAGATTGTAACCGCGTTTGCGCAGGTGATGAATTACCTGGGCACGAGCTTTGGCGTGCTGAAGAAGGAGAAGTGCACGGGCGATCCGGTGCGGCGACTGGGGAATGATCTCGTGTTTCAGACCCTGGCAGAGGAGAACCTGAAGAACCTGGCGCAGAACAAGGTGAAGAAGATCGTGTCGATCTGCCCGCATTGCGTGCGGACGATTCAGGAGGACTGGAAGGCTTACGGCACTCCGCCGGAGATCGAGCATCATACGGAGTTCATGGCTCGTTTTGCAGATCGGTTGCCGAAGCAGAATAGCGGCGGGAAGGTTGTCTATCACGATCCGTGCTACCTGGGTCGGTATCGCGATGTGTATGAGCAGCCGCGGGAGTTGGTGCAGATTTCGGCGACGCTTGTGGAGGCTCCGCGACATAAGGAGCGGAGTTTCTGCTGTGGGGCCGGCGGCGGGCTGGTGTTTCTCGGTGAAGAAACCGGTGATCGCGTGAGCCATACGCGAGCGAAGGAGCTTGTGGCGACGGGGGCGCAGGCGATTGGGACGGCGTGCCCGTTCTGTAATTCGATGTTCAGGGATGCGCTGGGGGAGATGGATGGGACAGCGCCGGAGTTGATGGATGTGGCGCAGTTGGTGGCGCGCGGGCTGCCTGCAAAGGAACAGACTACCGTGAGGGTGGACTAG